The genomic window attcatctccaggaaccctccagtgaatcgtatctttgctatccaaagcgccgatcaggactagatcgtccagctgtgattctgtgacacgggagggaacccagttgcactcgtacacttgtttggccatgacgagatctacaagaaataggtgatccggttcaaggacatgccggataaaaaggtgttgatctaattacggtaaaccggaggcagtacccataaaccggtcttctacaacgcgacatcagatggattctggcggttcaaccaggggactaatgacatatataccggtttagcaattttttctctatggtgaagttaaaccgcctggcctaagcatcggaagcaattgaaactatggataactagttatgcagaaacaaatttcacaaaatcgtgttacagccgcggatctacagcaagctcacaaaaacaggaaatatttcgaagactaaggcggaaacagaagtgaaccattgagcggatatgtgcgggagatctatgagcttgaatgagaaatagcaagcggatgctaaagggatcgctactaagcacaacaagagttcacagatgcattcaaggtcagagaacagctatgaacgcgcaatgaacatagcaagaacatggaaccctaagaacagatctaggttaagaaggagagagaacttaccaggaacggagaagatgcggaaagatgccgcagcactctggtacgttcaggttgatgcagcggcccgagacgaggcagaggtcgacggtggtggcggagctccaaagcccgcgacgtgaggaagaagaagaagaagggacgaaggggaagagaaaggaaatgacccttcggtcttatttataaggcaaccgagctaggtcaaacgcgcgaatccaggagctgtcattaagagggcgttatggatttcataatgacgtcatgccggtttacagtaaccaaaactgatgacgtcatgccggtttacagcaaccaaaaatgatgacgacatggagatttgccaattaacagaagatatccaagacgcaagatggtgtgaaggattgacatgaaccagttcaaatcaatctggggcctaatgttggggatattaccactaggcttaaaccggcctacttgggccgggttaacttcattagtggcgtaaacagatgaaggcccaaggcctgtagtcggttagaacatgtagccgtaaaccggcctgatgtatgacttgtattgtaagtaaggaatagagagataccaaccggaatacgagtatgaaccggttaggactctatggaccgacgggcgtcacccgtgtatataaggggacgacccggtagcggttcaggacagacaaccacaactcgagcctaggcaaagcttgtttgctccctagccatcgagatcatatcaattccatcacaactagacgtaggcttttaccttcatcgaaggggccgaactagtataaaaccctcgtgtctttgtgtccgctttaaccccttcaagtaaactcgtagcgatggctccacgactaagtcctttcgctaggacatctgccgtgacaaatccacgacagttggtatGTGTATGGGCGCGCACCGGGCATGTCGGGTGCATCGGGTTCACGGGCTAGGTGTGCGTGTGTGAGCGTGTGTGTGTTGCACGGGGTGACCAAGCACTCGCGCACAGTAGGCGTAGGAATACAAGGCAGGCAGTTAGCTAACTATACGGCGATCTCGCGCACGTCCGTTGGAGCTGGCCGCGAGCTGCGCGTGGGAACGCGTCGTAGCGGAGCGAGGCGTGCGGATCGTGGGCGCGAGAAGGCAGGGAGTGAGGGTGCGTGCCCGGTCACTTGCTTGGGTATAAAGTTGTATGGTTACGTTGTACTGGAGCTGGCAATTGAGTTCGTGCTCAAGATAAAAAGGATGCCGTTCGTGCGGCTGTGGCGTTCGTGCGCCAGGAAACTTCCTGtgtcccttttcttcttctttccctgATCGTTTCACGAGAGTGCAGAGAGCCAGGGAGAGGTAGGGCTACGGCCAGCTAGGGCAGGAGCTGGGCTGGTCCAACACTTGGTATACAGAGCACCAGGTTCGGGAAGGGCGCGTGGAGCTTGCCGGCGATGGCGCTCGTCCCCTACAGCAGTGGGTCGGGGACGTCGCTGTCGACGCCGGTCCCGATGCTCACCGGCGGCAACTACACCACCTGGGCGATCAAGGTTGAGGCCAACCTCGACGCGGCCGGGCTGTGGGAGGCGGTCGTGCCGCCggaggacgtggcggcggcggtgatcgTGAAAAAGGACAAGCCGGCGCGGGCGTATCTGCTCTCAGCGCTCACGGAGGATCTCTTGTTGCAGGTCTCGCCCAAGAAGACGGCGGCGGAGGTCTGGCCCAGTCTGAGGGCTCGGTATGTTGGAGCAGACCGAGTCCGGGCAGCGCGGCTGGGCACTCTCCGGGGAGAGTTCGAGCTCTTGCGTATGGAGGAGGACGAGACGCTGGACCAGTTCGCGGGGAAGCTCGGAGGCATGACGGCGCGGTTCGCGGGGCTCGGGTCGACGCTGGAGGACGACGTGCTAGTGAAGAAGCTGCTCGATTCCGTGCCGGACCGCCTATACGCGGCGGTGGCCGGAATCGAACAGTTCTGCGACGTCTCCACCATGGCCTTTGAGGAAGCGCTGGGGCGCCTGAAGGCGTTCGACGAACGGCTGCGTCGATGCGGACAGGGAGGTGGCGCAAGGGAGGAAGGTCAGCTGATGCTCACGGCGGAACAATGGCGTGCGCGGGAGCGACGTGGGCGCGCCGGTGCGagggacgacgacggcggcgggagCGTGGCGTCGAGCGCTCGAGGGAATCGTCGCGGGCGTTGCTACCACTGCAATGAACGCGGCCACTTCAAGAGGGAGTGTCCGAGGCGGGAGAAAGCGGCGGCACCGGAGCGAGCTCTGATGGGGGAGGTCGACGTCGGGGACGCCGGGCTTCTCTAGGCCACGGTTTCGGGGGTGATTGTTAGGACATAAAAACCGTGGCGATGAACTCGGCGTGGCTGGTACGTGTATGGGCGCGCACCGGGCATGTCGGGTGCATCGGGTTCACGGGCTAGGTATGCGTGTGTGAGCGTGTGTGTGTTGCACGGGGTGACCAAGCACTCGCGCACAGTAGGCGTAGGAATACAAGGCAGGCAGTTAGCTAACTATACGGCGATCTCGCGCACGTCCGTTGGAGCTGGCCGCGAGCTGCGCGTGGGAACGCGTCGTAGCAGAGTGAGGCGTGCGGATCGTGGGCGCGAGAAGGCAGGGAGTGAGGGTGCGTGCCCGGTCACTTGCTTGGGTATAAAGATGTATGGTTACGTTGTACTGGAGCTGGCAATTGAGTTCATGCTCAAGATAAAAAGGACGCCGTTCGTGCGGCTGTGGCGTTCGTGCGCCAGGAAACTTCCTGtgtcccttttcttcttctttccctgATCGTTTGACGAGAGTGCAGAGAGCCAGGGAGAGGTAGGGCTACGGCCAGCTAGGGCAGGAGCTGGGCTGGTCCAACAGCCAAGTTTCTCGACAGAGCATGCAGCTTGTCATGTACATCCGCCACCGTGCGGCCCTCTTTCTCCTTCCATCCCGTGCCCACAAAATCAAAAAGGTCAGGGTCACGTTCCCACATCAGCTCATACTCCTCGATTAGTGATTTCTTATATTTCTACCTACTTACTTTACTCAGCCAGGCTTTATCGGATCGGGCCACAAATGATGCAAGGGGGCAATTTAAGAGGCAAAAGCACTAGAGACCCACAAACTTGCATTGGATGTGATGGTTTAGTCCACAAAGTTGCAAAAGATGATCAACTCATCCATAAACTTGAAATGCATGGGATGATTTAGTCCACAGCCAATCAAAAGCTTACAACTGGCGCCATGTTGGCGGCTTCATTGCATAGCCGCTTGGCCTGGAGTTTTTGCAAACAACCCCTTCATATTTATGAAAATCACGCCCGCAGTATATGCCTAGACCGCCCCTTGGTTATTTAGTTATACGGCCCTTGGCTATTATTCTCCATGCATGGAACTAGTTgcggttctttttttcttttttggaacAACCACACGATCCTGTCAAGCATCATGTTATCTAGGATTACAAAGGTAAATTGGCAGCTAAGTACTTTAATTCGGGAAAATGTGGAATTTTTTGGAACTTGGCACACAAGTATATGTGATCTAGTAAATGTGTTTTTTTCTAACTGGCAGCTGAATACGTGTATTCTGAAAACCAAACTTTCTGAAAATTGGCAAACAAGTACTAACCGTATTGATTTGTTatcgtatatgttaatatttttgtttataaacatTGTCAAAGTTTAGAAAgattgactttgaccaaaactaatatgcggactaaataaaaacagaGCGAGTACTTTCATACTCTGGCAACTAAGTGTGTTTAACTTTCTAACAAGTACTTACATAATCAGGCAGTCAAGTATATTTATTTTTGGCAACTAAGTACTATATAATCCGGCGACTAAGCATGTTTAATTTTGGCAATTCATGATATACATGCGTGTGCACATTCTGGAAAAAAATGTCTAACTTTGGCAACTAAGTACCAGATAATTTGGTGATTAGGCGTGTTTAATTTTGACAACTAAGTACTTGTTATCCTATAATCTAGCAGTTAAAGCTTGTTTTTGTGCGGGTTAGTAATTAAGCATGGTAAAATCTGACAACTAAGTACTGGTAATCAGTGAACTAATATTTTATAATTTGACAACTAATCAATTTTAAACTTGATATATCGTGGGTATAAATCTTCATGCCATATATCTTCTACCCAAAAGTTAACAGCATAAGAGCATCTACATTCAGCGCCCCAAATCCGCATCATACGCCCGGGCGGCCCACCCAGTTAGTGACCGGTCTCGAAATTTCGACCCAGGCGGACATCTTAAACGGGCCTCACGTTCGGCGATATCCGGCTGTCTCCCGCATGGGGGGTagcggatccgagtccttcacctccagatccgCCGACCCAGAGCTCATCCCATGTGGCCACAAGGAGGAGATGGCCATTCAGCTTGCGCTCCGCCGCTCTCAGGAGGAGGCATGTGCAAGGCAGCGGCCGAACTCCTTCCGTCGGGAATTCATTGTGTCCGCCCCAATGGCGCATGGATCCGGCATCCGGCACTAGGTGTGTCGTCGCTGCTTCACCAAAGGCGGTGAAGGTCCGTCTGGCGTCCGAACGCGGTAGCGGACCCGCAACCCCTTCTTTGGCGCGCCGAGATCACCGACGCACCATGGGCGTTGTCGAACGAAAAACGTGCGTCGCCGAACGAAAACATGGCGTGGCGATGGACATCAgcgaggcggagtcgcattctccaGCGACCCGTATGGTGCAGCAGTCCAGGCGCCGCAATCGCCGATTCGTCCTAggacggatccatcatcgatctgatGTCCACTACAACCGTTCAGATTCTAGGCTCCGAGGAGGAAGAGTAGGAAGACGGCGATATATCAAGTTTAAAATTACTAACCCGCACAagctcacgggactcaaggcgtcgccggctcacgggactcaaggcgtCGCCGTCTcccgtgagccggctcgtgtcccatgccctactctacaTTACCGGCAAACGGACCAACACTCTCGGGAGCGCAGCCGGCCCCGGACATGGTCACATCGGAACCAAGCGAGCTCTGCTTAGATTAGGTTTCACGTTACATGTAATAATATGAATTTGAGGTTTCTAGTTTGAGGTATCCGATTGTAAAATAAAATATTAAAACGTGACCGGTCCCTGTCCGCGGACGCGCCCGATCGCGTCAACGGGCATTTAAGGAGTTGGATTTAGGGcgccggttgtagatgctctaagccaTATTGTGATTTGTGAATAGTGGCTGCCTACCTGACTAGCTAGCAGTGCTTGTAGCTAATCTTTCCCCCCAAAAAAATACTTGTAACCATTTTTTTGTGAATAAAGATGCATGCGCTGCTCTCCCCTTGCATGCATTGCATGCATGCTGCGCTTCGGGATGAAAGGGATCAGTTTCCTTTCTTTTTCTGCAGaaaatttggatgcacaagcatctCTGCATGGGAAAGAAGCGGGTTTGATGAGCCGTCGCAGGGCAAGACCAGCATGCGGCGCCGCTCTGTAACCTAGGGGCAGCGCAGGCATGTACCGCAGgtgtgatttccataaatgtggaGGGGTTTTCCACAAAAAACACCGGACCAGGCGGCTGTGCCACGAAGCTGCCAGCGAGGCGCCATTTGTCCGCTCCTGATTTTTTGTGGACTAAATCATCCCATGCATTTTAAGTTTATGGATGAGTTGATCCTTTTTTACAACTTTGTGGACTAAACCATCACATCCAATGTAAGTTTGTGGGTCTTTAGTGCTCTTGCCTCGCAATTTAAATCCAGTGAACCAAATACGCCCAAACCGTTTCAAAGCGGCCTGCCTCGCGCGTGGCCGAGCCGGCCCACCACACCGgccatctctctctcctccttcGCCTGGCAGTGGCAGAGTGGCACACGTCTTCCtcacctcctctctctctctccatccacCACGGTCATCCTCGCACGAACCCCTTTCAAAAAATTTAAGACCACGCCCCAGATCACATCGAATTCACCACCACCGCCTCCCTCCCTCCgtgctttcattttcttttctccCCTCGTGCGCCTCGTCACGAGCCGACAAGCCGCGGGCCGGGAGAGATCGATCGCGATCGTCCCCATCCATGTCGACCTCGCGCAGGAGGACCCTCCTCAAGGTCATCGTCCTGGGCGACAGCGGGTAAGCCCATTCCCTCCTCCCCGGATCCGCCCCCCGGCGGATTCCACTAATTTCTGCGAAATTTTCAGTTTTTCTCTTTCGGGTTGGTGGGGGTCTCGATTTGGATGTGACTGCAATCCCCGTGCTTGTCTGATTTGGTCCTCCTGTGCAGGGTCGGGAAGACGTCGCTGATGAACCAGTATCCTAGGCTTGACCTCTAATGGGCCGCATTTGGTCCGCCATCGTTTAACCGCTGTCGGATTCATCCATGCTCTGCTGTATTTTTCTCGTTTGTGCTCGCTCTAAGCAATTGACGCACCGGTGCCTGACCATGTGCCTTTTACTCGTAAGCGTTTGACCCATTTAGCTGCAGGAACGCATTGGGCAGCAAACCCCAGCTTCTGAACATGAATTTTGTGCTGAAAATCTCCTCCGGTGCATGTGTATGTGAGAATAATGATTCAATTTAACAAGGATGGAATTGGAAGAAGTACACCCATGTATATGCTCTGAAATGCTAGCCTCATTTTTGTACTCTGTGCGCTTTGATATGCTTGACTCTATTTAGATATGTTCACAACAAGTTTAGTCAGCAGTACAAAGCTACCATTGGCGCGGATTTCGTCACCAAGGAAGTCCTCATTGAAGACAGGCTTGTCACATTGCAGGTGAGTGGAATGCTTAGTTGCAGCTCTTTCACAGTGAAGAAATGGGCTGCTGTTGTAATCACATCTGGGGTTGCTCCGTTTCTAGATCTGGGACACCGCCGGGCAGGAGAGATTCCAGAGTCTTGGTGTCGCATTCTACAGAGGGGCagattgttgtgtgcttgtttatGATGTCAATGTTAACAAGTCATTTGATACGCTCAACACATGGCATGATGAGTTCCTCAATCAGGTAAGATTATTTTATCTTGCATGTCATTTGATGCATGACCATGGTTGTACTTGTACATATACAATGTAGAGCAATTCATCATTTGTTGTTCCAACATTGTTCTTATGAGATGACAGCTTGATCTGATGCTGCCATTATGTTTCTAAGGCTTCAGCATGCCAACATAGTACTCCATCAGATCTGAGCATGCTGGagtatcttttttttctctctatGTGTTCTTTAAGAGCAATAAAGGCCTATAAGCCAATTAACTACTCATATAGGCGCAGTTATACTTTGCTATGATGACATATTAAGTTACCTTGCCAACTTTCATACTTCAGCAGTTTCACTATGCAAACTGGCAATTTATTAAAGTTGCACAGGCACCATCAACATCTCTAGAACTGCGATGGAGCAATGAAAGCGTATCAATACCTAACCTTTTGCCAGTGGCGGAGCTTAGTTAGGGGGCCAACATGGTCcatccatgcccccccccccctcccccacagCAAAAAGGAGTTCTTTAGATTAGCACTTATATTTAGACTATTTTGGGTCCTCAACTTTGTTCAAAGCTCATTTAGCACGCTCTCAAATCTCGttgaagctccgccactgccttTGCCTTGAAGATGCATATGTCATGGCATTGATGTAAATTCTGGTAACACGATCTAGTTGATTAGTGCTTGATACACAATCTAGACTCATTTAGTTTTGCTTACTGTTATGGCTGTTGATAATTCTGGTGTATGTAGCAAGGTCATTTATTGTTATTAAGATCTTATGTTACTTCTCCTAGCATATATATAAATATCTGGATGTGCAATGCGCATAATGTTGGAACGGAATATATTATTTACGGAGTACATTTGTTGCCTACAATGTTGGTTGATGCGGAAATTTTTCAGGTATTTGATTTTTATGTGAAGCCCTTTAATTGATTTCTGTATTTTGTTTGGTGGGCTACCAGGTTAACTGTTTTGTGTTTTTTAATGTCCGGGCATATGCTTAATCATACAAATGGATTTGCCATACTATCATTTCTATCTCTTGTAGTGCCTGTAGCGTCTTGATAAATTTAATTGACATGTCTATTTTCCATTTGATTTTTAGGCTAGCCCCTCAGATCCCAAAACATTCCCATTCATCCTACTTGGGAACAAGATTGACGTAGATGGTGGCAAAAGCAGGGTGGTCAGTTTTTGTTGCAAATATAACGTACAACTGTCTCTAGATACACCACTGACTAATTTTCACAGGTTTCTGAGAAAAAAGCAATGGAGTGGTGTTCTTCAAAAGGGAATATTCCTTATTATGAAACTTCTGCAAAAGAAGACTACAACGTCGATGAAGCATTTTTGTCTGTTGCAAAGCTTGCTCTAGAGCATGAGCGTGACCAGGACATGTGAGTCAGCCTACTTACATCATTTTTTTTGTTAGTAATGTTTTGTTTAACATGGATTAAGCTTATCTTGTGAATACATgatttctctcttttttctaataTATTCTGTCATCTTAAACTGGAAGTCCATACCCAACCTGCTTGGATAGCTGCATTCTGTTTTatttaggtactccctccgttcggaattacttgtctcggaaatggatgtatctagaactaaaatacgtctaggtacatccatttttgcaacaagtaattccgaacggagggagtagttgtttacatgaattacttgtctcggaaatggatgtatctagaactaaaatacgtctaggtacatccatttttgcaacaagtaattccgaacggagggagtagttgtttacATGTCCTGTGTAAGGCTTCTGACAATCTTAAGTCTTTTAGTATGATTGCGTAAGCTTCTGTTCATACTTGTCCATTATTTCTAGCTTTGTTTTTTCATACGCTAGGACTGTCAATGTGCATGACAGCTCTTAAAGGAAACACTATTTTGTTGATCTTTTGAGTTATTGATGTGCTGAACCTCTGTACGGCAGATTGTTCCTAAGATGGCACGTCACGACATAAAAAAAATGCACCTCTTTGAAATCTAACAATTAGCTTGTTTTTATTAGTGCACCTCTAGCTAGGTTCAACAGAGATAGAACAGCTGTTTACACCTATTCATGTTGTATTTTTGGTTGCTCACAACCTCTCTTTTCTGCCGTTCAGCTACTTCCAAACAGTCGCAGATCCTGTCCCCGAGACTGAACAGAGAGGCGGGTGTGCATGCTAGCGATTAGCCGTCTTTGTCCTTCCAGATTTTGCCTACTGTGTGTGGTATTATTCTTTTTAAGTGATGCTGGGCATTCCTTTTGAGTTGACAATGTACACTAGGGTGGCTATGCAGCCACTCAATTCACTTTTGTAACCCATGTAAGATAGTTAGCAACTATGGTTTCGATTCACGGAGTACTGATGAGCAGCCTGCCCTGTTTCTTGAGTCGGCAATAAGAGTGCACAGTGGTACTACTGATACAATTTGGGATATATATGGCCTAAGCCTCAATTATATTCATGCAGCGGTAACTTATTGATCTCCAAAGCGTTGATTTTGGTCGAGGTGGGCATAATTCTTCTAAGTGTTTGGGAATATTTTGCTAGATTGAAAATTTGAAATACTCGGCATTATGAATACTTTCTTTGTTTAAGGAGCAACATGTCATTGTGACTACTACTGTGTCGTCTTCTATGGTAGTAATGTCCTTACAATTTTGTTGAAATTTCAACCCTGGCTAATAGGAACCACCTGCGTGTGCCCTCTGCAAAGGGTACGCTCCCCTGACCCCGAGTGCCTTTCGAGATATTAcgtctgtatcaaaatataagacgtatTGGTAGGCTATTTTAGATATAAAACGTATTAGTAGGCCATTTTAGCCTAAAAAATGTCTTATGTTTTGGTATGGGGTAGTATACTAAACTACAGATAGTAAACATGTTTCCAGCACAATTGTGAGGGATATGATGCTGGTTCTCTTCTTGAAATTTTAGCCAACTAATAAGACCTACCAGCTCGTGCTTTTCTTTCTGTGATGACTTTAGCTTGTTTTGACCAATGATACTCAGAACTACTCCCTCCGCCCATAATATAAGATAGTTTTTCTCATTAGAGAGTATCTACTTGCTCTCATCCACCTTGAGCTGCCGGTCTAGTTTTTCTTTCTATTTGCTGCATTATTACTTGGTCCAAAACTCGGTGGCGAAGCAATCTTTGCTGGGAAACCATAGTGCAAGGACCTTTCTCTGCTGGTCCTGGCAGATATGGTTGACGTCGGTGGGGGTCACAGTCGGTCAATCTCGCAGATAATGTCTCGTGGAACCGCACGAGCTTATATACCATGCCGTCTTCCCGGATCCTGCTGACCTGGTGGCTAGAAGGTTCAGAAACGCTAGTTAGTGGACTAATGGCTTTTGACGTTTCGGTGAGAATCCTCGTCCCCAGCCCCATGGACGTATCCTCCAGGATCAACCTTTCTCTTTGGACgccgataacgcccacacgtggACGTTAAGAGATCTGGCCACACGTTTCGTGTGGTGTCGAAGAAGACCAGCCCACAAGGCAAAACAACTACTGCCCGCACGTCTCTTTTTTTTCTCGCGGTCCCTCTTACA from Triticum aestivum cultivar Chinese Spring chromosome 3B, IWGSC CS RefSeq v2.1, whole genome shotgun sequence includes these protein-coding regions:
- the LOC123070360 gene encoding ras-related protein Rab7; the encoded protein is MSTSRRRTLLKVIVLGDSGVGKTSLMNQYVHNKFSQQYKATIGADFVTKEVLIEDRLVTLQIWDTAGQERFQSLGVAFYRGADCCVLVYDVNVNKSFDTLNTWHDEFLNQASPSDPKTFPFILLGNKIDVDGGKSRVVSEKKAMEWCSSKGNIPYYETSAKEDYNVDEAFLSVAKLALEHERDQDIYFQTVADPVPETEQRGGCAC